In Eubalaena glacialis isolate mEubGla1 chromosome 4, mEubGla1.1.hap2.+ XY, whole genome shotgun sequence, one DNA window encodes the following:
- the LOC133090678 gene encoding zinc finger protein 709-like, producing MDTVVFEDVAVNFTLEEWALLDFSQKKLYRDVMGETFRNLASVGETWKDHDIEDQCKNQGRKLRSRKVGRICEGKEDSPCRENLSLIPNLNLNKKILIRVKPWEHKVGGKVLMHHSSHNRYTRSHVGHKPYEYQKNGEKPYKCNVCGKAFSYLQCFEKHKRNHTGGKTYKCKECGKAFMQLKTFQRHMVTHSGGASYKCKDCGKTFSSSASLQIHERAHTGEKPYKCKHCGKAYRYHQTLQIHERTHTGEKSYECKKCSKAFSCPSSLRIHERTHTGKKPYECKQCGKTFRYYPSFQTHERVHTGEKPYECKPCGKTFSSNIGFQIHERNHTGEKPYECQKCSKAFSCPSSFRKHERTHTGEKPYECKECGKALRALASLRVHMITHTGVGPYKCKQCEKAFISPSSFRIHQRSHTGEKPYECKQCGKTFRYYPSFQKHERTHTGEKPYECKACGRAFSCSTLLRLHERTHTGEKLYECKQCGKACRDYTSLETHIRIHTGEKPYECKQCGKAFRCYQSFRRHERNHTGEKPYECKKCSKAFRCPSYLRTHERTHTREKPYECKQCGKAYRGYSSLQTHERTHTGEKPYACKECGKAFRWYQSFRRHERTHTGEKPYECKECGKAFSHPTSFRRHEKTHRVEPFECKQRGKAFSWPSLLHVKTPTRNKL from the exons GACACAGTGGTCTTTGAGGATGTTGCTGTGAACTTCACCCTGGAAGAGTGGGCTTTACTGGATTTTTCACAGAAGAAACTCTACAGAGATGTGATGGGGGAAACCTTCAGGAACCTGGCCTCAGTAG GAGAAACATGGAAAGATCATGACATTGAAGATCAGTGCAAAAACCAGGGGAGAAAACTAAG GAGTCGTAAGGTAGGGAGAATCTGTGAAGGGAAAGAGGATAGTCCATGTAGAGAAAACCTCAGCCTTATTCCAAATCTCAATCTGAACAAGAAAATTCTTATCAGAGTAAAACCATGGGAACACAAAGTAGGTGGAAAAGTCCTCATGCATCATTCATCCCATAATAGGTACACCAGAAGTCACGTTGGACACAAACCATATGAGTAtcagaaaaatggagagaagCCATATAAATGTAATgtatgtgggaaagcctttagtTATCTGCAGtgttttgaaaaacataaaagaaatcaCACTGGAGGGAAAACCTATAAATGTAAggagtgtgggaaagccttcatgCAGCTCAAAACTTTTCAGAGACACATGGTAACACATTCTGGAGGTGCCTCTTATAAGTGTAAGGATTGTGGGAAAACTTTTAGTTCTTCAGCTTCACTTCAGATACATGAAAGAgcccacactggagagaaaccttataaatgtaaacattGTGGAAAAGCCTATAGATATCATCAAACTTTACAAATACATGAGAGgactcacacaggagagaaatcCTATGAATGTAAAAAATGTAGTAAAGCATTCAGTTGTCCCAGTTCCCTCCGAATACATGAAAGAACTCACACTGGAAAAAAACCTTATGAATGTAAACAATGTGGTAAAACCTTCAGATATTACCCTTCCTTCCAAACACACGAAAgagttcatactggagagaaaccctatgaatgtaagccGTGTGGTAAAACTTTCAGTTCTAATATAGGTttccaaatacatgaaagaaatcacactggagaaaaaccctatgaatgcCAAAAATGTAGTAAAGCCTTCAGTTGTCCCAGTTCTTTTCGAAAACATGAAAGAACTCATACTGGGGAAAAACcttatgaatgtaaggaatgtgggaaagccctTAGAGCTCTTGCAAGCCTTCGAGTGCACATGATCACTCACACTGGAGTGGGACCTTATAAATGTAAGCAGTGTGAGAAAgcatttatttctcccagttcatTTCGAATACATCAAAGGAGtcacactggagaaaaaccctatgaatgtaaacaGTGTGGTAAAACCTTCAGGTATTACCCTTCCTTTCAAAAACATGAaagaactcacactggagagaaaccctatgaatgtaaggcGTGTGGAAGAGCCTTTAGTTGTTCAACTTTGCTGCGACTACATGAAAGAacacacactggagagaaactctATGAATGTAAGCAGTGTGGAAAAGCCTGCAGAGATTACACTTCCTTAGAAACACACAtaagaattcatactggagagaaaccctatgaatgtaaacaATGTGGAAAGGCCTTCAGGTGTTATCAAAGTTTTCGAAGACATGAAAGAAAtcacactggagaaaaaccctatgaatgtaaaaaATGTAGTAAAGCATTCAGGTGTCCCAGTTATCTTCGAACACATGAAAGAACTCACACTAGAGAAAAACCTTATGAATGTAAACAATGTGGTAAAGCCTACAGAGGTTACAGTTCCttgcaaacacatgaaaggactcacacaggagagaaaccctatgcatgtaaggaatgtggaaaaGCTTTCAGGTGGTATCAGAGTTTTCGAAGACATGAaagaactcacactggagagaaaccctatgaatgtaaagaatgtgggaaggccttcagtCATCCCACTTCCTTCCGAAGGCATGAAAAGACTCACAGGGTAGAACCTTTTGAATGTAAACAGCGTGGGAAAGCCTTCAGTTGGCCTTCATTGTTACATGTTAAAACTCCCaccagaaataaattataa